In Cytobacillus oceanisediminis, the following proteins share a genomic window:
- the ispE gene encoding 4-(cytidine 5'-diphospho)-2-C-methyl-D-erythritol kinase: MKVMVKAPAKINLSLDVLHKRKDGYHEVEMIMTTIDLADRLELTLLDKDEIKIISHNRFVPDDQRNLAYQAAHLLKERFQVKKGVSITIEKAIPVAAGLAGGSSDAAAALRGLNKLWDLGLSLNELAEIGTEIGSDVSFCVYGGTALATGRGEKIQELPAPPTCWVILAKPFIGVSTADVYRRLDVEQVQHPNTAGMIEAINAGSYDDVCRNMGNVLEDVTLNMHPEVLQIKDQMKRFGADAVLMSGSGPTVFGLVHHDSRMHRIYNGLRGFCDQVFAVRMLGERHKLD; this comes from the coding sequence TTGAAGGTCATGGTTAAGGCGCCTGCTAAGATCAATTTGTCATTAGATGTTTTGCATAAACGGAAAGATGGCTATCATGAAGTGGAAATGATAATGACAACGATTGATTTGGCAGACCGCCTGGAATTAACACTTTTAGATAAGGACGAGATAAAGATTATCTCTCATAACCGTTTTGTTCCGGATGATCAGCGGAATTTGGCTTATCAGGCTGCACACCTTCTTAAGGAACGGTTTCAAGTGAAAAAAGGTGTGTCCATTACAATAGAAAAAGCGATTCCGGTTGCTGCGGGACTTGCTGGAGGCAGCAGCGATGCAGCGGCAGCTCTAAGAGGTCTTAACAAGCTGTGGGATTTGGGGCTTTCATTGAATGAGCTTGCCGAAATCGGTACGGAAATCGGTTCAGATGTTTCTTTTTGTGTATACGGAGGAACTGCATTAGCTACAGGAAGAGGAGAAAAGATTCAGGAGCTTCCTGCTCCTCCAACCTGCTGGGTCATACTGGCTAAGCCGTTCATCGGCGTATCGACTGCTGATGTTTATAGAAGACTGGATGTAGAGCAGGTACAGCATCCGAATACTGCAGGAATGATCGAAGCGATAAATGCGGGCAGCTATGATGATGTCTGCCGGAACATGGGGAATGTTCTGGAGGATGTAACACTAAATATGCACCCCGAGGTGCTGCAAATAAAAGACCAGATGAAACGATTTGGTGCGGATGCTGTTCTGATGAGCGGCAGCGGACCGACCGTCTTTGGGCTTGTGCATCATGATTCAAGAATGCATCGGATTTATAATGGCCTTAGAGGGTTTTGCGACCAGGTTTTTGCGGTCAGAATGCTCGGAGAAAGACATAAGCTTGATTAA
- a CDS encoding TatD family hydrolase, which yields MFFDTHAHLNAEQYNEDLQEVIDRAQNEGISNIVVVGFDRPTIEKAMELTEKYDFIYASVGWHPVDAIDMTEDDLQWIEELSSHPKVVALGEMGLDYYWDKSPKDIQQEVFRKQIRLAKKVKLPIVIHNRDATADIVEILKEEGAGEVGGIMHCFSGSHEIAKECVDMNFFISLGGPVTFKNAKKPKEVADVIPLEKLLIETDCPYLTPHPFRGKRNEPSYVKLVAEQIAEIKGLSVEEVAQATTENAKKLFGIN from the coding sequence ATGTTTTTCGACACACATGCACACCTTAATGCCGAACAATATAACGAAGATTTACAAGAGGTGATTGATCGGGCCCAGAATGAAGGGATTTCCAACATCGTGGTCGTTGGATTTGACCGGCCAACGATTGAAAAAGCGATGGAGCTGACTGAAAAATACGATTTCATCTACGCAAGTGTGGGATGGCATCCGGTTGATGCCATCGATATGACAGAGGATGATCTTCAATGGATCGAAGAGCTTTCCAGCCATCCAAAAGTGGTTGCACTGGGAGAAATGGGCCTGGATTATTATTGGGACAAGTCTCCGAAGGATATTCAACAGGAAGTCTTCCGAAAGCAGATCCGTCTGGCGAAAAAAGTTAAGCTTCCAATCGTTATCCATAACCGTGATGCGACAGCCGATATAGTCGAAATCCTTAAGGAAGAAGGAGCGGGAGAAGTAGGAGGCATCATGCATTGCTTTAGCGGCAGCCATGAAATTGCCAAAGAGTGTGTGGATATGAACTTTTTTATTTCACTTGGAGGCCCGGTGACATTCAAGAATGCAAAAAAGCCAAAAGAAGTAGCCGATGTTATTCCGCTTGAAAAGCTATTAATTGAAACAGACTGTCCATATCTTACCCCTCATCCATTCAGAGGAAAACGGAATGAACCTAGTTATGTCAAGTTAGTTGCAGAGCAGATTGCAGAAATAAAAGGACTTTCGGTAGAAGAAGTTGCACAAGCAACCACAGAAAATGCAAAAAAATTATTCGGCATAAACTGA
- the rnmV gene encoding ribonuclease M5, which translates to MKIKEIIVVEGKDDTAAIKRALDADTIETNGSAINQETIEKIKLAQKTRGVIVFTDPDFPGQKIRNTITIDVPGCKHAFIEKADALHKHGRGVGVEHASPEMIRQALKDAQVMQETYEETITQEDLVTAGLIGGEGAKERREKLGRLLKIGYTNGKQLHKRLMMFQISQKDFAEAIEAIRKEEQNA; encoded by the coding sequence ATGAAGATCAAAGAAATTATCGTTGTAGAAGGCAAGGATGATACAGCAGCGATCAAAAGAGCGCTGGATGCTGATACAATTGAAACCAATGGATCTGCCATTAATCAGGAAACCATTGAAAAAATAAAGCTTGCCCAGAAAACCAGAGGGGTAATCGTGTTCACAGACCCGGACTTTCCCGGCCAAAAAATCCGGAATACGATCACTATTGATGTACCTGGATGCAAGCATGCCTTTATAGAAAAAGCGGATGCTCTTCATAAGCACGGCAGAGGAGTGGGCGTTGAGCATGCATCGCCTGAAATGATCCGCCAGGCATTAAAGGACGCCCAGGTTATGCAGGAAACCTATGAAGAAACCATTACCCAGGAAGACCTGGTAACCGCAGGCCTGATTGGCGGAGAGGGCGCCAAGGAAAGAAGAGAAAAGCTTGGCAGACTTCTCAAAATCGGCTACACAAACGGAAAGCAGCTTCATAAGCGCTTAATGATGTTTCAGATCAGCCAGAAAGATTTTGCTGAGGCAATCGAAGCTATTCGCAAGGAGGAACAAAATGCATAA
- a CDS encoding G5 and 3D domain-containing protein — protein sequence MKNLLSKSLSKKKLAIFSASLVVFAAACGFIAYETTKKTVALTIDGQEKVIKTHASTIQDIFDDLDISLRSEDYVFPSVNTEVKDNTEIVYEPAKQVKVVTDNEKKTIWTAAKTVGDVLKEQNITLTEHDKVQPKPEDKIKSNLEIQVEKAFALTLNNGGKEKQVWSTSTTVADFLSQQGIKINDLDRVEPKLEETVKANDNIKVIRVEKVTDVVEEPINFAVVTKKDNSLAKGTEKVMNAGKEGLKAKEFEVVLENGKEVSRKLISEKQVKEKQDKVVAVGTKVAAATQVVSRGTSSKASGKEIYVSSTAYTANCSGCSGRTATGLDLRANPGAKVIAVDPSVIPLGTKVYVEGYGYAVAADTGGAIKGNKIDVFFSSKSEAYKWGRKTVKIKILN from the coding sequence ATGAAAAACCTGTTATCCAAGTCTTTGAGTAAAAAGAAATTGGCCATTTTTTCTGCTAGTTTAGTAGTCTTTGCTGCTGCCTGTGGTTTCATTGCATATGAAACGACAAAGAAAACAGTAGCACTGACGATAGATGGCCAAGAGAAAGTCATCAAAACGCATGCATCAACGATTCAAGATATATTCGATGATCTAGATATTTCACTTCGCTCAGAAGATTATGTGTTTCCCTCGGTAAACACAGAGGTTAAGGACAATACAGAAATTGTCTATGAACCGGCTAAACAGGTGAAAGTTGTAACAGATAACGAGAAGAAAACGATTTGGACGGCTGCAAAGACGGTCGGGGACGTTTTAAAAGAACAGAATATTACTCTGACTGAACATGATAAGGTTCAGCCAAAGCCAGAGGATAAAATTAAAAGCAACCTGGAAATTCAAGTAGAGAAAGCATTCGCTTTAACGCTTAATAATGGCGGCAAAGAGAAGCAGGTTTGGTCAACTTCGACTACGGTCGCTGACTTTTTATCACAGCAGGGAATCAAGATCAATGATTTAGACCGTGTTGAACCAAAGTTGGAAGAGACAGTCAAAGCCAATGACAATATAAAAGTCATTCGAGTTGAAAAAGTCACCGATGTAGTGGAAGAACCAATTAATTTCGCAGTTGTGACAAAGAAAGATAATAGCTTGGCTAAAGGCACTGAAAAGGTGATGAATGCTGGAAAAGAAGGCCTAAAGGCGAAAGAATTTGAAGTCGTCCTGGAGAATGGCAAGGAAGTTTCCAGAAAGCTGATCAGTGAAAAGCAAGTGAAAGAGAAGCAGGATAAAGTCGTTGCTGTCGGAACAAAGGTGGCTGCAGCAACACAGGTGGTTTCCCGCGGAACAAGCAGCAAGGCAAGCGGAAAAGAAATATATGTATCGTCAACAGCCTATACGGCCAATTGCAGCGGATGCTCAGGCAGAACCGCTACTGGATTGGATCTGCGTGCCAATCCGGGTGCTAAGGTAATAGCTGTTGATCCAAGTGTCATTCCCCTTGGAACGAAGGTCTATGTTGAAGGCTATGGCTATGCCGTTGCAGCAGATACGGGCGGTGCTATTAAAGGTAACAAAATCGATGTATTCTTCTCTTCCAAATCAGAAGCTTACAAATGGGGAAGAAAGACCGTAAAGATTAAAATACTGAATTAA
- the veg gene encoding biofilm formation stimulator Veg → MAKTLSDIKKALDSNLGKRLLLKANGGRRKTIERSGVLAETYPSVFVIELDQDENAFERVSYSYADVLTETVQITFYEDTSGQVALS, encoded by the coding sequence ATGGCAAAAACATTATCAGATATTAAAAAAGCTCTTGATTCAAATCTTGGGAAAAGGCTCCTGCTTAAAGCAAATGGCGGGCGCAGAAAGACCATTGAACGCTCAGGAGTTCTGGCAGAAACGTATCCTTCAGTATTTGTGATTGAGTTAGATCAGGATGAAAATGCATTTGAACGGGTATCTTACAGCTATGCAGATGTTTTAACAGAAACGGTTCAAATTACATTCTATGAAGACACATCAGGACAGGTTGCTTTAAGCTAA
- a CDS encoding GIY-YIG nuclease family protein — MENSHYFYVLHCRDGSLYAGYTNDLEKRVKAHNEGKGAKYTRGRGPVDLVFSRSFSEKGEAMRAEYEFKQWPRKKKEEFLMKETGGTYVAAKKL; from the coding sequence ATGGAGAATAGCCATTATTTTTACGTTCTCCATTGCCGTGATGGCAGCTTGTACGCGGGCTACACCAATGATCTTGAAAAACGGGTGAAGGCCCATAATGAAGGAAAAGGGGCGAAGTATACAAGAGGCAGAGGGCCGGTGGACCTGGTCTTCTCCCGATCCTTTTCTGAAAAGGGCGAAGCGATGAGAGCCGAATATGAATTTAAGCAATGGCCCCGGAAAAAGAAAGAAGAGTTTTTAATGAAAGAGACTGGTGGTACATATGTGGCAGCAAAAAAGCTTTGA
- the rsmI gene encoding 16S rRNA (cytidine(1402)-2'-O)-methyltransferase: protein MWQQKSFEHEETKGILYLVPTPIGNLEDMSFRAVRILKEADFIAAEDTRNTKKLCNHFDIATPIISYHEHNKEASGQKLLDKVANGAKIALVSDAGMPAISDPGFDLVVAAAEEKLTVVPLPGANAALTGLIASGIDTQPFYFYGFLNRQKKIKKQELENLSKLKATIILYEAPHRLKETLSLMSDIMGNRNIALCRELTKKYEEFIRGTVGEAMEWASNGEVRGEFVIIIEGTSEAVQDEETAWWENLSVEDHVRHYIEETGLSSKEAIKQTAKDRGLNKRDVYHAYHIEE from the coding sequence ATGTGGCAGCAAAAAAGCTTTGAACATGAAGAAACAAAAGGAATCCTTTATTTAGTCCCGACTCCAATCGGCAATCTGGAAGACATGAGCTTCAGAGCAGTTAGGATTCTGAAAGAAGCTGACTTTATTGCGGCGGAGGATACGCGCAATACAAAGAAGCTCTGCAATCATTTTGATATTGCAACACCCATCATCAGCTATCACGAACATAATAAGGAGGCAAGCGGACAGAAGCTGCTTGATAAAGTGGCCAATGGCGCAAAGATTGCCCTTGTCAGTGATGCGGGAATGCCTGCGATTTCAGACCCGGGCTTTGATCTTGTAGTGGCGGCTGCTGAAGAAAAATTGACAGTGGTGCCCCTTCCTGGTGCGAATGCTGCATTAACCGGCCTGATTGCTTCCGGCATTGATACACAGCCCTTTTATTTCTACGGTTTCCTGAACAGGCAGAAGAAAATTAAGAAACAGGAGCTGGAGAATCTCTCGAAGCTGAAAGCAACCATCATCTTATATGAAGCTCCCCACCGCCTGAAGGAAACCCTCTCGCTGATGTCGGATATTATGGGGAACAGGAATATCGCGTTATGCCGCGAACTGACGAAGAAATATGAAGAATTTATCCGGGGAACTGTAGGAGAAGCAATGGAATGGGCCTCAAACGGCGAGGTAAGAGGAGAATTTGTGATTATTATTGAAGGAACTTCCGAGGCTGTGCAGGATGAAGAAACAGCCTGGTGGGAGAATCTTTCGGTTGAAGATCATGTTAGACATTATATAGAAGAAACTGGACTCTCGAGCAAAGAAGCCATTAAGCAAACGGCAAAAGATCGGGGATTAAATAAGCGGGATGTTTATCATGCTTATCATATTGAGGAATAA
- the rsmA gene encoding 16S rRNA (adenine(1518)-N(6)/adenine(1519)-N(6))-dimethyltransferase RsmA: MHKDIATPARTRAILDKYGFSFKKSLGQNFLIDTNILRRIVDHADLTEESGAIEIGPGIGALTEQLARRSKKVLAFEIDQRLLPILEETLSPYPHVSIINEDVLKADVKTAIDQEFEGVDDIMVVANLPYYVTTPIIMKLLEDKLPIRGIVCMLQKEVADRISARPGTKEYGSLSIAVQYYTEAETAMIVPKTVFVPQPNVDSAVIKLTKRKEPAVAVKSESFFFQVTKASFAQRRKTLLNNLTSQLPGGKQKKEQILSALEQANVEPGRRGETLSIEEFARLSDALLPHFS, from the coding sequence ATGCATAAAGATATTGCAACACCAGCCAGAACGCGGGCGATTTTGGATAAATACGGATTTTCTTTTAAGAAAAGCCTGGGACAGAACTTTTTGATCGATACGAATATTCTCCGGAGAATTGTCGATCATGCAGACCTCACGGAAGAGTCGGGCGCCATTGAAATTGGCCCGGGAATTGGGGCATTGACTGAACAGCTGGCCCGGAGAAGCAAAAAGGTGCTTGCATTTGAAATTGACCAGCGGCTGCTTCCCATCTTAGAGGAAACTTTATCGCCATATCCCCATGTATCCATCATCAATGAAGATGTACTGAAGGCAGATGTTAAGACAGCGATTGATCAGGAGTTTGAAGGCGTTGACGATATTATGGTTGTTGCCAACCTTCCGTATTATGTTACAACGCCGATTATCATGAAACTGCTCGAGGACAAGCTTCCGATCAGAGGAATCGTCTGTATGCTCCAGAAAGAGGTAGCAGACAGAATTTCAGCCCGTCCTGGAACGAAAGAGTACGGCTCACTCTCTATTGCTGTCCAGTACTATACAGAGGCTGAAACGGCCATGATCGTGCCGAAGACGGTCTTTGTGCCGCAGCCGAATGTGGATTCAGCCGTCATTAAACTGACAAAGCGCAAAGAGCCTGCGGTGGCGGTGAAAAGTGAATCCTTCTTTTTCCAGGTGACAAAAGCAAGCTTTGCACAAAGACGCAAGACTCTGCTGAATAATTTAACAAGCCAGCTTCCTGGAGGAAAACAAAAGAAGGAACAGATTCTCTCTGCTCTCGAACAAGCCAATGTCGAGCCGGGCAGAAGAGGGGAAACTCTATCCATCGAAGAATTTGCCCGATTGAGCGATGCCCTGCTGCCGCATTTTTCGTAA
- the yabG gene encoding sporulation peptidase YabG: MTINTMDIVGRISYHCDILFRVIDIKEQGGKKMAVLFGEDIRLVADAPCEDLIVINQAQRMKFEQEYRSLEEQSFQLFRQDLALLREKQEYEVTDGYSKTLNYFQIPGRVLHLDGDPSYLKKCLSVYEKIGIPVTGIHCNEKEMPMKIGQLIDHYRPDILVVTGHDAYSKAKGKKSDINAYRHSREFVQTVREARKKIPHLDQLVIFAGACQSHFESLIHAGANFASSPSRVNIHALDPVYIVAKVSLTPFMERINLWDILRNTLTGEKGLGGIETRGVLRTGMPYNDDDLNES, translated from the coding sequence TTGACTATAAATACGATGGATATCGTCGGAAGAATTTCGTATCACTGTGATATTTTATTCCGCGTGATTGATATTAAAGAACAGGGCGGCAAAAAAATGGCCGTATTATTCGGAGAGGATATTCGTCTCGTTGCGGATGCTCCCTGTGAAGATTTAATCGTCATAAACCAGGCGCAGCGGATGAAGTTTGAGCAGGAGTATAGGTCGCTTGAGGAACAGTCTTTCCAGCTATTCAGGCAAGACCTCGCTCTTTTAAGGGAGAAGCAGGAGTATGAGGTGACTGACGGCTACAGCAAGACGCTTAACTATTTTCAGATACCAGGCAGGGTGCTTCACCTGGATGGTGATCCATCTTATTTAAAGAAATGCTTAAGTGTCTATGAAAAAATAGGCATACCCGTAACAGGAATCCATTGCAATGAAAAGGAAATGCCGATGAAAATCGGACAGCTCATCGATCATTACAGGCCTGATATCCTGGTTGTAACAGGTCATGATGCCTATTCAAAGGCAAAGGGGAAGAAATCGGATATCAATGCTTACAGGCACTCCAGGGAGTTTGTGCAGACGGTGAGGGAAGCACGCAAAAAAATACCGCACCTTGATCAGCTTGTCATTTTTGCTGGAGCATGCCAGTCCCATTTCGAATCGCTGATCCATGCAGGCGCCAACTTTGCCAGTTCTCCTTCTAGGGTGAATATCCATGCCCTTGACCCCGTATACATTGTTGCGAAAGTCAGCCTTACTCCATTTATGGAAAGAATCAATTTATGGGATATCTTAAGAAATACATTAACGGGTGAAAAGGGGCTCGGAGGAATAGAAACCCGGGGAGTACTGAGAACAGGAATGCCTTACAATGACGATGATTTAAACGAATCCTAA
- a CDS encoding AbrB/MazE/SpoVT family DNA-binding domain-containing protein, which translates to MKSTGIVRKVDELGRVVIPIELRRTLGIAEKDALEIYVDDERIILKKYKPNMTCQVTGEVSDENISLANGKLILSRDGAEQLLKEIQNTFELAK; encoded by the coding sequence ATGAAATCCACAGGTATTGTTCGTAAAGTTGATGAGCTTGGCCGCGTAGTTATCCCTATTGAATTAAGACGTACACTTGGAATTGCTGAAAAGGACGCTTTAGAAATCTACGTAGATGACGAAAGAATCATCCTTAAAAAGTACAAGCCAAACATGACTTGCCAAGTTACTGGGGAAGTATCTGATGAAAATATCTCTTTAGCTAACGGCAAATTAATTCTAAGCCGTGACGGTGCAGAACAGCTGTTAAAAGAAATTCAAAACACTTTTGAATTAGCAAAATAA
- the ridA gene encoding 2-iminobutanoate/2-iminopropanoate deaminase, translating into MKVIQTNHAPAAIGPYSQGITVNNLFYSSGQIPLTAEGVMVDGDVKEQTHQVFKNLQAVLEEAGASLDTVVKATVFIKDMNEFAAINEVYGEYFSTHKPARSCVEVARLPKDALVEIEVVALVNK; encoded by the coding sequence ATGAAAGTCATTCAAACGAATCACGCGCCTGCAGCAATTGGGCCATATTCTCAGGGGATTACTGTAAATAACCTATTCTATAGCTCAGGGCAAATTCCGCTTACGGCAGAAGGCGTTATGGTTGATGGTGATGTAAAAGAACAGACGCATCAGGTATTTAAAAACCTTCAGGCAGTGCTTGAAGAAGCGGGCGCGTCATTAGATACCGTGGTGAAGGCAACGGTATTTATCAAGGACATGAACGAGTTTGCAGCCATCAATGAAGTGTATGGGGAATATTTCAGCACACACAAGCCTGCGCGCTCCTGTGTAGAAGTGGCACGCCTGCCAAAGGATGCATTGGTAGAAATTGAAGTAGTGGCCCTCGTAAATAAATAA
- a CDS encoding small, acid-soluble spore protein, alpha/beta type, giving the protein MGRRRGVMSDGLKEEIAKELGFYDVVQKEGWGGIRAKDAGNMVKRAIEIAQQNLLNK; this is encoded by the coding sequence TTGGGCAGAAGACGGGGCGTTATGTCAGATGGTTTAAAAGAAGAAATTGCGAAAGAGCTTGGCTTTTATGATGTGGTCCAAAAGGAAGGCTGGGGCGGCATCCGTGCCAAAGACGCCGGCAATATGGTTAAGCGGGCTATCGAAATTGCGCAGCAGAACCTTCTTAACAAATAG
- the purR gene encoding pur operon repressor, whose translation MKFRRSERLIDMTNYLLNHPRQLVSLTFFSERYGSAKSSISEDLTIIKETFEQRGIGTLQTVSGAAGGVKFHVKVTDDEARPFVDELCSLIASPERLLPGGYLYMTDILGDPLIVQRAGRLFASAFADKPVDVVMTVATKGIPLAYAAANYLNVPVVIVRRDSKVTEGSTVSINYVSGSAKRIQTMVLSKRSLAEGSNVLIIDDFMKAGGTVNGMVSMLEEFKANLAGIAVLVEAEKAEERLVDEYLSLVRLSDVDVREKKINVSEGNYFKK comes from the coding sequence ATGAAATTTCGCAGAAGCGAACGGTTGATAGATATGACCAATTATTTATTGAACCATCCGCGTCAGCTGGTATCCTTAACTTTCTTTTCAGAAAGGTATGGTTCTGCCAAGTCTTCGATCAGTGAAGATCTCACAATCATCAAAGAAACATTTGAGCAAAGAGGAATAGGCACGCTGCAAACAGTTTCCGGAGCAGCAGGCGGCGTAAAGTTTCATGTTAAAGTAACCGATGATGAAGCCCGGCCATTTGTAGATGAGCTCTGCAGCTTAATTGCCAGTCCGGAAAGGCTTCTTCCCGGCGGCTATCTTTATATGACAGACATTCTTGGAGATCCTTTAATTGTACAGCGTGCAGGAAGGCTTTTTGCCTCAGCCTTTGCAGATAAGCCTGTTGATGTGGTCATGACGGTAGCTACAAAAGGGATTCCGCTTGCTTATGCTGCCGCTAATTATCTCAATGTGCCTGTTGTCATCGTAAGACGGGACAGCAAGGTGACAGAAGGATCCACGGTAAGCATTAACTATGTGTCAGGTTCCGCCAAAAGGATTCAGACCATGGTTCTTTCAAAAAGAAGCCTGGCAGAGGGATCTAATGTCTTAATCATTGACGATTTTATGAAAGCTGGGGGAACGGTTAATGGCATGGTCAGCATGCTGGAAGAATTCAAAGCAAACCTCGCTGGCATTGCTGTCCTGGTCGAGGCAGAAAAAGCAGAAGAACGGCTGGTTGATGAGTACCTTTCTCTTGTGCGTCTATCCGATGTTGACGTGAGGGAAAAGAAAATCAATGTAAGTGAAGGCAACTATTTTAAAAAATAA
- the metG gene encoding methionine--tRNA ligase: MENKLKTFYLTTPIYYPSGNLHIGHAYTTVAGDAMARYKRMRGFDVMYLTGTDEHGQKIQEKAEEKGVTPQQYVDEIVAGIQDLWKKLDISYDDFIRTTQDRHKQIVEKIFAQLVEQGDIYLGEYEGWYCTPCESYYTERQLVDGNCPDCGRPVHKVKEESYFFKVSKYADRLLQYYEENPSFIQPESRKNEMINNFIKPGLEDLAVSRTTFDWGVKVPNNPKHVVYVWIDALSNYITALGYGTDDDSKYLNYWPADVHLVGKEIVRFHTIYWPIMLMALDLPLPKKVFAHGWLLMKDGKMSKSKGNVVDPVTLIDRYGLDALRYYLLREVPFGADGVFTPEGFVERINFDLANDLGNLLNRTIAMVNKYFDGVIPAYKDSDGEFDQQLLQMNRETVSKYEEAMEKMEFSVALSAVWQLVSRTNKYIDETQPWALAKEEEKREELASVMAHLAESLRRIAVLLQPFLTRTPKEISTQLNVNEEALTSWESLETFGLIPEGTKVLKGEPIFPRLDINEEVDFIKTKMQGSAPKEEAKPEAKAEEKPDSEEISIDDFMKVDLRVAQVIQAEPVKKADKLLKLQLDLGYEKRQVVSGIAKFYKPEDLVGRKVICVTNLKPVKLRGELSEGMILAGGKDGELSLATIAESLPLGARVK; the protein is encoded by the coding sequence GTGGAGAACAAATTAAAGACGTTTTATTTAACCACTCCAATTTATTATCCTAGCGGAAATTTACATATAGGGCATGCCTATACAACTGTTGCCGGTGATGCAATGGCGCGCTACAAGCGCATGCGCGGCTTTGACGTTATGTACCTGACAGGAACGGATGAACATGGACAGAAGATTCAGGAGAAGGCAGAAGAAAAAGGGGTAACACCGCAGCAGTACGTAGATGAAATTGTCGCCGGCATCCAGGATCTCTGGAAGAAGCTCGATATTTCCTATGATGACTTTATCCGTACTACTCAGGACAGACATAAGCAGATCGTAGAAAAAATCTTCGCTCAGCTTGTAGAACAGGGCGATATCTACCTTGGCGAATATGAAGGCTGGTACTGTACACCATGTGAGTCTTATTACACAGAACGCCAGCTTGTAGACGGAAACTGCCCTGACTGCGGACGTCCCGTTCATAAAGTAAAAGAAGAATCCTATTTCTTTAAGGTAAGCAAATATGCTGACAGACTTCTGCAGTATTATGAAGAAAATCCATCTTTCATACAGCCTGAGTCCCGCAAGAATGAAATGATCAATAACTTCATTAAACCGGGCCTTGAAGATTTGGCGGTATCCAGGACCACTTTTGACTGGGGAGTAAAAGTGCCGAATAATCCAAAGCATGTTGTGTATGTATGGATTGATGCACTATCGAATTACATCACAGCGCTTGGCTATGGAACCGATGATGATTCCAAGTATCTGAATTACTGGCCTGCAGATGTTCACCTGGTTGGAAAAGAAATTGTGCGCTTCCATACGATTTACTGGCCAATCATGCTGATGGCATTAGATCTGCCTCTTCCTAAAAAGGTGTTTGCACATGGCTGGCTTTTGATGAAGGACGGCAAAATGTCCAAATCAAAAGGAAATGTAGTGGATCCTGTTACCCTTATCGACCGTTATGGTCTTGATGCACTGCGCTATTACCTGCTTCGCGAAGTGCCATTCGGCGCAGACGGAGTGTTTACGCCAGAAGGTTTTGTGGAAAGAATCAACTTTGATCTTGCCAACGATTTAGGAAACCTTTTAAACCGTACGATTGCGATGGTTAATAAATATTTTGACGGTGTCATTCCGGCATATAAAGATTCAGACGGAGAGTTTGATCAGCAGCTGCTGCAAATGAACCGTGAGACGGTTTCCAAGTATGAGGAAGCTATGGAAAAAATGGAGTTCTCTGTTGCCCTATCTGCAGTCTGGCAGCTTGTCAGCAGAACGAATAAATATATAGATGAAACGCAGCCATGGGCTCTTGCCAAAGAGGAAGAGAAAAGGGAAGAGCTTGCGAGTGTGATGGCCCATCTGGCGGAATCCCTGCGGAGAATCGCGGTGCTTCTGCAGCCATTCCTGACACGTACGCCAAAAGAAATCTCCACACAGCTGAATGTAAATGAAGAAGCATTAACATCCTGGGAAAGCCTTGAGACATTCGGCCTGATTCCGGAAGGCACAAAGGTGTTAAAGGGAGAACCGATTTTCCCTCGCCTGGATATTAATGAAGAAGTCGACTTCATTAAAACCAAAATGCAGGGATCAGCTCCTAAAGAAGAAGCAAAGCCGGAAGCAAAAGCAGAGGAAAAACCGGATAGTGAGGAAATCTCAATCGATGACTTTATGAAGGTCGATTTAAGAGTGGCTCAGGTCATTCAGGCTGAACCGGTGAAAAAAGCTGATAAGCTCTTAAAATTACAGCTGGATCTTGGCTATGAAAAGCGCCAGGTCGTTTCCGGAATTGCCAAATTCTATAAGCCGGAAGACCTGGTCGGCAGAAAAGTCATCTGTGTAACAAACTTGAAGCCTGTGAAACTTCGCGGCGAGCTTTCAGAAGGAATGATTTTAGCAGGAGGAAAAGACGGCGAACTTTCCCTTGCCACAATCGCTGAATCTCTTCCATTGGGTGCAAGGGTAAAATAA